From Phenylobacterium immobile (ATCC 35973), a single genomic window includes:
- a CDS encoding alpha/beta hydrolase domain-containing protein — translation MAVERLELQTTACRDGEAFGAAGPYDLLKGLAFLALDPNDPADALVTDLGLAPRDADGRVRFEADVEILRPIDPARRNGRLLLDAVNRGASVLRSLDEAWVLGQGFTVVRCGWQHDADRARGLGLQTVLPTLDGRPITGRMARVFEPDAAADRFALGEPGVIPYRADPDRADEASLSERTFVGGPARILAREAWSFSEDFTGVIYPTGFTPGYAYELIFTAAEAPLTGHGLAATRDLIAFLRDASASDGNPLAGEVEHVLAFGVSQSGRFLRQMVYDGFCQDFEGRNLFDGLLIHTGGARLLESNWRLGQAVYNGWDAVSATFPFTDVTQTDPVTGITDGLLARVSAKGAPPRIVHTDTAAEYWGGQVGSLAHVSADGLNDAAVPETSRLYYLAGTQHGVTPLDGPPGRGAYPANTIDYRPLLRAALRNLDCWVALDVEPPPSRYPRLDDGTLVDRETARDGLAGLPGPGAPEKLAVLHRLEFGPTARQTRRFEQIPPERGPAYALHVSAVDADGNETAGVRHPEITAPLATYTGWNPRSAKIGGTDQNLRTAGAVIRFALTPGGEDRRPSVAERYADREAYVAAVRVAAEALIAERYMLAEDMDGVLAEAGRRYDLYTTS, via the coding sequence ATGGCTGTCGAACGACTTGAATTGCAAACGACCGCCTGCCGCGATGGCGAGGCGTTCGGCGCGGCAGGCCCCTATGATCTGCTGAAAGGCTTGGCCTTTCTCGCCCTCGATCCCAACGACCCCGCTGATGCGTTGGTGACGGACCTGGGGCTGGCGCCGCGCGACGCCGATGGGCGCGTGCGGTTCGAAGCCGACGTAGAAATCCTGCGACCGATCGATCCGGCGAGGCGCAACGGCCGATTGCTGCTGGATGCGGTGAACCGCGGCGCGTCGGTCCTGCGCTCGCTGGATGAGGCCTGGGTGTTGGGCCAGGGGTTCACGGTCGTTCGCTGCGGCTGGCAACACGATGCCGATCGCGCGCGGGGCCTAGGGCTCCAGACCGTCCTACCGACGCTGGACGGCCGGCCGATCACCGGACGTATGGCCCGCGTGTTCGAACCCGACGCGGCGGCCGACCGCTTTGCCTTGGGCGAACCGGGCGTCATTCCCTATCGCGCCGACCCGGACAGGGCCGACGAGGCGAGCCTGAGCGAGCGGACCTTCGTCGGCGGCCCGGCGCGCATCCTGGCGCGGGAGGCGTGGAGCTTCTCCGAGGATTTCACCGGCGTCATCTATCCCACCGGGTTCACCCCGGGGTACGCCTATGAGCTGATCTTCACCGCCGCAGAGGCCCCCTTGACCGGCCATGGCCTGGCGGCGACCCGCGACCTGATCGCCTTCCTGCGCGATGCGTCCGCCAGCGATGGCAATCCGTTGGCTGGCGAGGTCGAACATGTGCTGGCCTTCGGCGTATCTCAGTCCGGGCGGTTCCTGCGCCAGATGGTCTACGACGGGTTTTGCCAGGATTTTGAAGGCCGCAACCTTTTCGACGGCCTGCTGATCCACACCGGCGGGGCCCGGTTGCTGGAGAGCAACTGGCGTCTTGGCCAAGCGGTCTACAACGGCTGGGACGCGGTCAGCGCGACCTTCCCGTTCACGGACGTGACGCAGACCGACCCGGTGACCGGCATCACCGACGGCCTGCTGGCGCGGGTCTCGGCCAAGGGCGCGCCGCCGCGGATCGTTCACACTGATACCGCCGCCGAGTACTGGGGCGGCCAGGTGGGCAGCCTGGCTCACGTGAGCGCTGACGGCTTGAACGACGCCGCCGTGCCCGAGACCTCGCGACTCTACTATCTGGCCGGCACGCAGCACGGGGTCACGCCCCTGGACGGACCGCCCGGCCGCGGCGCCTATCCAGCCAACACCATCGACTACCGCCCGCTGCTGCGGGCGGCCTTGCGCAACCTGGATTGCTGGGTCGCGCTGGACGTGGAGCCGCCGCCGAGCCGCTATCCACGCCTCGACGACGGCACCCTGGTCGATCGCGAGACAGCGCGGGACGGCCTGGCCGGCCTGCCCGGTCCGGGCGCGCCGGAGAAGCTGGCGGTCCTGCACCGGCTGGAATTCGGACCGACGGCGCGCCAGACCCGGCGCTTCGAGCAAATCCCGCCAGAGCGGGGACCGGCCTATGCGCTGCACGTTTCGGCGGTGGACGCCGATGGCAACGAGACGGCCGGGGTGCGCCATCCTGAGATCACCGCGCCCTTGGCGACCTACACCGGCTGGAATCCCCGTTCCGCGAAGATTGGCGGGACCGACCAGAACCTGCGCACGGCGGGCGCCGTGATCCGCTTCGCCCTCACGCCAGGCGGCGAAGACCGGCGCCCCAGCGTCGCTGAACGGTACGCTGACCGTGAAGCGTACGTGGCGGCCGTGCGCGTGGCGGCCGAGGCGCTTATCGCTGAGCGCTATATGCTGGCGGAAGACATGGATGGAGTCCTCGCCGAAGCTGGGCGGCGCTACGACCTCTACACCACCAGCTAG
- the rpmB gene encoding 50S ribosomal protein L28, which translates to MSRRCELTGVGPMIGHNVSHSNIKTKRRFLPALSPATLQSDALGQSFRLRVTNAALRTLDFRGGLDTFLVKARDEDLSPRALKIKRQLKAKLSEQAAA; encoded by the coding sequence ATGTCGCGTCGTTGCGAGCTTACGGGTGTCGGTCCGATGATCGGCCACAATGTGAGCCACTCGAACATCAAGACCAAGCGCCGCTTCCTGCCGGCTCTGTCGCCAGCCACCCTGCAGTCCGATGCGCTGGGCCAGTCGTTCCGCCTGCGCGTCACCAACGCCGCGCTGCGCACCCTGGACTTCCGCGGCGGGCTCGACACTTTCCTGGTCAAGGCGCGTGATGAAGATCTCTCGCCGCGCGCGCTGAAGATCAAGCGCCAGCTGAAGGCCAAGCTCTCCGAGCAAGCCGCCGCCTAG
- the cdd gene encoding cytidine deaminase produces the protein MTDKPALWTLLEGLLPRSHSPYSGVRVAAAVEDETGALHFGVNVENASYPEGVCAEGGAISALVAAGGRSIRRVYVASSLNEAIWPCGGCRQKILEFAAPGCEIISLTADGAQTHTIEELAPLGFRLARP, from the coding sequence GTGACCGACAAACCCGCGTTATGGACGTTGCTCGAAGGGCTGCTTCCCCGGTCGCATTCGCCCTACTCGGGTGTGCGCGTGGCGGCGGCGGTCGAGGATGAAACCGGCGCCCTGCACTTTGGCGTCAACGTCGAGAACGCCAGCTATCCGGAAGGCGTCTGCGCCGAGGGCGGGGCGATATCGGCCTTGGTCGCCGCGGGCGGGCGGTCGATTCGGCGGGTCTATGTGGCTTCCTCGCTAAACGAAGCGATCTGGCCGTGCGGCGGATGCCGCCAAAAGATCCTCGAGTTCGCCGCGCCAGGCTGCGAAATCATCAGCCTGACCGCCGACGGCGCGCAGACCCATACGATCGAGGAACTGGCGCCGCTGGGCTTTCGGTTGGCGCGGCCGTGA
- the mtnN gene encoding 5'-methylthioadenosine/S-adenosylhomocysteine nucleosidase produces the protein MNAILCATPEEEEALRAAFDLAPAPRTHGPFQVWIGRDAHEGVALSRSGIGKVNAAAATSLLLEAYGARRVILAGVAGGLAPDLPVGAVVLAARLSICDYGVVSAGRFIPTASGMIPIGAPELTELAPAAPDAIAAYEQLIAEVGPALGHPIRLGGLLTGDYFLNCAETREALRARYGADAIDMESGAVRQVCEAWGADFYAVRTLSDLAGADSAVTYGEMAAMAAANSAACAPALLSLLEASAKVA, from the coding sequence GTGAATGCGATTCTATGCGCCACGCCGGAGGAGGAAGAGGCCTTGCGCGCAGCCTTCGATCTCGCGCCAGCGCCCCGCACCCATGGTCCCTTCCAGGTATGGATCGGCCGTGACGCCCACGAAGGGGTGGCGCTCAGCCGCAGCGGCATCGGCAAGGTCAACGCCGCGGCGGCGACCAGCCTGTTGCTGGAGGCCTATGGCGCGCGCCGGGTGATCCTGGCGGGCGTGGCCGGCGGCCTTGCGCCGGATCTCCCGGTGGGCGCGGTGGTGCTCGCCGCGCGCCTGTCGATCTGCGACTACGGGGTGGTCAGCGCCGGCCGTTTCATCCCGACCGCCTCCGGCATGATCCCGATCGGCGCACCGGAATTGACCGAGCTCGCCCCCGCCGCGCCCGACGCCATCGCCGCCTACGAGCAGCTGATCGCCGAAGTGGGCCCGGCGCTCGGCCATCCGATCCGGCTGGGCGGCCTCCTGACCGGCGACTATTTCCTGAACTGCGCCGAAACCCGGGAGGCGCTCAGGGCCCGCTACGGCGCCGACGCCATTGATATGGAGTCCGGCGCGGTGAGGCAGGTCTGCGAGGCGTGGGGCGCGGACTTCTATGCGGTCCGAACCCTCTCGGACCTAGCCGGCGCCGACAGTGCGGTGACCTATGGCGAGATGGCGGCCATGGCGGCGGCCAACTCGGCGGCCTGCGCGCCCGCGCTTCTGTCGCTTCTGGAGGCGTCTGCGAAGGTTGCGTGA
- a CDS encoding helicase-related protein, with amino-acid sequence MSDRPSGAGPSRLVAVLGPTNTGKTHLAVERMLGHASGMIGLPLRLLAREIYDRVVKARGARSVALITGEEKIVPPRADYFICTVEAMPLSRDVDFLAVDEIQLCADPERGHVFTHRLLHARGRQETMLLGAQTMAPLVRRLLPNAEIVTRDRFSKLTYSGPKKLTRLPARTAVVAFSADQVYAIAELIRRQRGGAAVVMGSLSPRTRNAQVALYQSGEVDFLVATDAIGMGLNMDVDHVAFAGLRKFDGKRMRYLHAQEVGQIAGRAGRYRRDGTFGVTGEAEDMDPDLVAAVEDHEFQPVPSAEWRNARLDFGSLNGLIRSLAQPPDRPGLSLSAEALDETTLRKLATDPEIADRCRNREALFKLWDVCQTPDFRKVAPDEHIGLAKVFFDHLTTGRRRIDPDWMARQYAHLDRIDGDIDALAARLANVRTLAYVANRPDWLHDQAGWQGQTKGLEERLSDTLHEKLMARFVDRRTSALMRGLRIREEMLAGVAADGAVTVEGHYVGRLSGVRFEVAKGATLLEDKALRAAATHAVGPEIARRLGRLAAEPDAAFALAPDGAVLWRGEAVAALAGGKASSPRVRLLGELGPEPARQRAARRLEAFIAGEAGRRLTGLRRLEAAVAEGRITGLARGIAYQLIEEGGVLDRASVRDEARALSQVERRALRGLGVRLGAFSIYMPALLKPQARILSEALVANLVRDWRPPTDAPSPLPAQALGRSLAAFGLRAVGDLAVPVEQLEQLDELMRNAPQAGGGSVVDEALAAKLGWSSEQMRRILRGLGFAPSQRGLDGLPVAWRRRIDRPAAAPAPAPAGRPDSPFAALASLKAAEPSPPRRRRRPRRRIKAVGA; translated from the coding sequence ATGAGCGACCGACCGTCCGGCGCGGGGCCCTCCAGGCTCGTCGCGGTTCTGGGGCCCACCAACACCGGCAAGACCCATTTGGCGGTCGAGCGGATGCTGGGCCACGCCTCTGGCATGATCGGCCTGCCCCTCAGGCTGCTGGCGCGCGAAATCTACGATCGGGTGGTGAAAGCGCGCGGCGCTCGCTCGGTGGCCCTGATCACCGGTGAAGAGAAGATTGTCCCGCCGCGCGCCGACTATTTCATCTGCACGGTCGAGGCCATGCCGCTTTCGCGCGATGTCGACTTCCTGGCGGTGGACGAGATCCAGCTGTGCGCCGATCCTGAGCGCGGCCATGTCTTCACCCACCGCCTGCTGCATGCCCGCGGCCGGCAGGAGACGATGTTGCTCGGCGCCCAGACCATGGCGCCCCTCGTCCGCCGGCTGCTGCCCAACGCCGAGATCGTCACCCGCGACCGCTTCTCGAAGCTCACCTATTCGGGCCCGAAGAAGCTGACCCGCCTGCCCGCCCGGACCGCCGTCGTCGCCTTCTCGGCCGACCAAGTCTATGCGATCGCCGAACTGATCCGACGCCAGCGCGGCGGGGCGGCTGTGGTCATGGGCTCGCTATCCCCCCGCACCCGCAACGCCCAGGTCGCGCTCTATCAGTCCGGCGAGGTCGATTTTCTGGTGGCCACCGACGCCATCGGCATGGGCCTGAATATGGATGTCGACCATGTCGCCTTCGCCGGCTTGCGCAAATTCGACGGCAAGCGAATGCGCTACCTGCACGCCCAGGAGGTCGGCCAGATCGCCGGGCGCGCCGGCCGCTACAGGCGCGACGGCACCTTCGGTGTCACCGGCGAGGCCGAGGACATGGACCCCGACCTCGTGGCCGCTGTCGAGGACCATGAATTCCAGCCGGTCCCGTCGGCGGAGTGGCGCAACGCGCGCCTCGACTTCGGCTCGCTGAACGGGCTGATCCGCTCGCTGGCTCAGCCACCGGATCGCCCCGGCCTGTCGCTGTCCGCCGAGGCCCTGGACGAGACCACCCTGCGCAAGTTGGCGACCGATCCGGAGATCGCCGATCGCTGCCGCAACCGCGAGGCGCTCTTCAAGCTGTGGGATGTCTGTCAAACACCGGATTTCCGTAAGGTGGCGCCGGACGAGCACATCGGACTGGCCAAGGTGTTCTTCGACCACCTCACCACCGGCCGACGCCGGATCGATCCGGACTGGATGGCCCGCCAGTACGCCCATCTGGACCGCATCGACGGCGACATCGACGCCCTGGCGGCCCGGTTGGCCAATGTGCGGACCCTGGCCTATGTCGCCAACCGGCCGGATTGGCTGCACGACCAGGCCGGCTGGCAAGGCCAGACCAAGGGGCTGGAGGAGCGGCTCTCCGACACCCTTCATGAAAAGCTGATGGCGCGGTTCGTCGACCGGCGAACCAGCGCCCTGATGCGGGGCCTGCGCATCCGCGAGGAGATGCTGGCCGGGGTCGCCGCCGATGGCGCGGTGACCGTCGAGGGTCATTATGTCGGACGCCTCTCCGGCGTCCGCTTCGAGGTCGCCAAGGGCGCAACCTTGCTGGAGGACAAGGCCTTACGGGCCGCGGCCACCCATGCGGTCGGTCCGGAGATCGCGCGCCGCCTCGGCCGGCTCGCGGCCGAGCCGGATGCGGCGTTTGCGTTGGCGCCCGACGGCGCAGTGCTATGGCGCGGCGAGGCCGTGGCGGCGCTGGCTGGCGGCAAGGCGTCCTCGCCGCGGGTGCGCCTTTTGGGCGAACTCGGGCCGGAGCCCGCGCGGCAGCGGGCAGCGCGGCGGCTGGAGGCCTTCATCGCCGGTGAAGCAGGTCGCAGGCTAACCGGCCTGCGCCGCCTGGAAGCCGCGGTGGCTGAGGGCAGGATCACGGGCCTCGCCCGGGGCATCGCCTACCAGCTGATCGAAGAAGGCGGGGTTCTAGACCGCGCCAGCGTGCGCGACGAGGCCCGCGCGCTCAGTCAGGTTGAGCGTCGCGCTCTACGCGGCCTCGGCGTCAGGCTGGGCGCCTTCTCCATCTACATGCCGGCCCTTCTGAAGCCACAGGCGCGGATACTGAGCGAAGCCCTGGTCGCCAACCTCGTTCGCGACTGGCGACCGCCGACGGATGCGCCCTCGCCGCTGCCCGCTCAGGCGCTTGGCCGGTCGTTGGCCGCCTTCGGCCTGCGCGCGGTCGGCGACCTGGCCGTCCCGGTGGAGCAGCTGGAGCAGCTCGACGAATTGATGCGCAACGCGCCGCAAGCCGGCGGAGGATCCGTTGTCGACGAGGCCTTGGCCGCCAAGCTCGGCTGGAGCTCTGAACAGATGCGCCGGATTCTGCGTGGTCTGGGGTTCGCGCCCAGTCAAAGAGGCCTCGATGGCCTGCCGGTGGCTTGGCGGCGGCGGATCGATCGCCCCGCGGCCGCGCCAGCGCCAGCGCCCGCCGGCAGGCCTGACTCGCCCTTCGCGGCCCTGGCGAGCCTCAAGGCCGCCGAACCCTCGCCGCCCCGACGACGGCGCCGGCCGCGACGCCGGATCAAGGCGGTCGGCGCGTGA
- a CDS encoding RNA-binding S4 domain-containing protein, translating to MSDDACRVDVWLWRARFFKTRTAAAKFVEEGRVRLSRGGQETRLDKPSRAVKPGDLLVFAAAGRLTAVSVAQLGARRGPPDEARSLYAALPE from the coding sequence GTGAGCGACGACGCTTGCCGCGTGGACGTCTGGCTGTGGCGCGCGCGCTTCTTCAAGACGCGGACCGCTGCTGCGAAGTTTGTCGAGGAAGGCCGCGTGCGCCTGTCGCGCGGCGGACAGGAGACGCGACTGGACAAGCCATCGCGGGCCGTGAAGCCCGGCGATCTGCTGGTCTTCGCCGCAGCTGGCCGTTTGACCGCGGTTAGCGTCGCTCAACTGGGCGCGCGGCGGGGCCCGCCGGATGAGGCGCGCAGCCTTTATGCAGCGCTGCCCGAATAG
- the fdxA gene encoding ferredoxin FdxA gives MSYIVMDPCIKCKFMDCVEVCPVDCFYEGENFLAINPDECIDCGVCEPECPVDAIKPDMEDDADGKWLKLNADYSKVWPNITVKGTPPADRAEFETETGKLEKYFSEKPGRGS, from the coding sequence ATGAGCTACATCGTGATGGATCCTTGCATCAAATGTAAGTTCATGGACTGCGTTGAGGTGTGCCCCGTCGACTGCTTCTACGAGGGCGAAAATTTCCTGGCGATCAATCCCGACGAATGCATCGACTGCGGCGTCTGCGAGCCGGAGTGCCCGGTGGATGCGATCAAGCCGGACATGGAAGACGACGCCGACGGCAAGTGGCTCAAGCTCAACGCCGACTATTCGAAGGTCTGGCCGAACATTACGGTGAAAGGCACACCGCCCGCCGACCGTGCGGAGTTTGAAACGGAGACCGGGAAGCTTGAGAAGTACTTCAGCGAAAAGCCTGGCCGCGGCTCCTGA
- a CDS encoding CarD family transcriptional regulator has protein sequence MSKTGHDFQVGDHVVYPAHGVGQVQGIESQEVAGIKLELYVITFDHEKMTLRVPTAKARTAGLRPLAEGNVVSQALTTLKGRARVKRTMWSRRAQEYEAKINSGDLISIAEVVRDLHRAENQPEQSYSERQLYESALDRMAREVAAIERIDRDAAIGLLNKSLVKAVAA, from the coding sequence ATGAGCAAGACCGGTCACGATTTCCAGGTTGGCGATCACGTCGTCTATCCCGCCCACGGCGTCGGTCAGGTGCAAGGGATCGAGAGCCAGGAAGTCGCCGGGATCAAGCTTGAACTCTACGTCATCACCTTCGACCACGAAAAGATGACCCTGCGGGTGCCGACGGCGAAGGCGCGCACCGCCGGCCTGCGCCCACTGGCTGAAGGGAATGTCGTTTCGCAAGCCCTGACCACGCTGAAGGGCCGCGCTCGCGTGAAGCGCACCATGTGGTCGCGTCGCGCCCAGGAATACGAAGCCAAGATCAACTCCGGCGATCTGATCTCGATCGCCGAAGTTGTGCGCGACCTCCACCGCGCCGAAAACCAGCCCGAGCAATCCTATTCCGAGCGTCAGCTCTATGAATCGGCTCTGGACCGCATGGCCCGCGAAGTCGCCGCCATCGAGCGCATCGATCGCGACGCCGCCATCGGCCTCCTGAACAAGTCTCTGGTGAAGGCCGTCGCAGCCTGA
- a CDS encoding ATP-binding protein translates to MSEAPAPPSESPIAQTTTTLARALAAAGILVGLAGFAGSFFENVALFKIHFGLWGMSASAAGGVLICGLTLFAEGFRNRVSVQRLAAIGGWALLAIAVFMATLHVVAATGGASPWVAGRPSGHPEGAAAPESLSSAACLAFLGLSLVTRRRAVFSEISGAAALMISSLSLLAALYGLDDPAAAPAVRSLALTGALALVMLSAATLLAHPGQGWGAVLISSGAGGASARRQLAFLPLPLIGGWVLLAASQAGLLRIEAAMALLVVLAIAPMVILVLRDGRSINALDDERASKAAVQFELQTSLEQRLRDQAAELAAASDERAKAEEELYRTHHMEAVGQLTGGIAHEFNNLLMAVSGNLQLMLRRLEDDSPARKYAVNALTAVDRGAKLTAQLLAFSRTQKLETRPVELDKALSHARDLVGNALGPSIEVRMALGAAGSWAMLDPTQLELAILNLALNAREAMPTGGTLTIGSEVVRRRLDGAAEPVNLLAVSVTDTGRGMTPAVAQRATEPFFTTKERGKGTGLGLAQVYGFVRQSGGDLTIRSAPGDGSTIELLFQPAAADESRGAATVAEASRAKAAGKSRRSMILVIDDDVDVRAVIADALRGAGYEVTEAEDGPSGLAALANIAPAAAIIDFVMPGMDGAEVGRRARVLHPNLPLIFVSGYFDTAALDAVPGATVLHKPVNLDGLQRAVSSVLA, encoded by the coding sequence TTGAGCGAAGCGCCCGCCCCCCCGTCGGAAAGCCCTATCGCCCAGACGACGACCACTTTGGCGCGCGCGTTGGCCGCCGCGGGGATCCTCGTCGGACTTGCAGGCTTCGCCGGCTCTTTCTTCGAGAACGTCGCTCTTTTCAAGATCCACTTCGGGCTCTGGGGCATGTCAGCCTCCGCCGCAGGCGGCGTGTTGATCTGCGGGCTCACCCTGTTCGCGGAAGGATTCCGCAATCGCGTGTCCGTCCAGCGGCTTGCGGCCATTGGCGGTTGGGCGCTCCTGGCGATCGCGGTGTTCATGGCGACCCTCCATGTCGTCGCCGCCACTGGTGGCGCGAGCCCCTGGGTCGCCGGGCGCCCCTCTGGGCATCCTGAAGGCGCAGCGGCGCCGGAGTCGCTGTCGTCGGCCGCCTGTCTCGCCTTTCTGGGCCTAAGTCTGGTGACGCGGCGTCGCGCCGTCTTTTCCGAAATCTCTGGCGCCGCAGCCCTGATGATCTCCAGCCTGTCGTTATTGGCCGCTCTATACGGCCTCGACGATCCGGCGGCCGCACCGGCGGTACGTTCACTGGCGCTGACGGGGGCGTTGGCCCTGGTCATGCTCTCGGCCGCGACCCTGCTCGCCCACCCTGGGCAGGGCTGGGGCGCGGTGTTGATCTCTTCCGGCGCTGGCGGCGCCTCGGCGCGGCGCCAGCTCGCCTTCCTGCCCTTGCCCTTGATCGGCGGCTGGGTGCTGCTGGCGGCCAGCCAAGCTGGTCTGTTACGGATCGAGGCGGCCATGGCCCTCCTTGTGGTGCTCGCGATCGCGCCGATGGTGATCCTGGTCCTGCGTGACGGTCGCTCGATCAATGCATTGGACGACGAGCGCGCCAGCAAGGCGGCGGTTCAGTTCGAGTTGCAGACCAGCCTCGAGCAGCGTCTTCGCGACCAGGCGGCGGAACTTGCGGCGGCGAGCGACGAGCGCGCCAAGGCCGAGGAGGAGCTCTACCGCACGCACCACATGGAAGCGGTGGGACAGTTGACTGGAGGCATCGCGCACGAGTTCAACAACCTGCTGATGGCGGTGAGCGGCAACCTGCAACTGATGCTGCGTCGGCTCGAAGATGACAGTCCCGCGCGCAAGTACGCGGTGAACGCACTGACGGCTGTCGACCGCGGCGCCAAGCTGACGGCGCAGTTGCTGGCTTTTTCGCGGACGCAGAAGCTGGAGACGCGTCCGGTTGAACTGGACAAGGCGCTCAGCCACGCCCGCGATCTGGTTGGCAACGCGCTGGGCCCTAGCATCGAAGTGCGCATGGCGCTGGGCGCCGCAGGATCTTGGGCCATGCTGGATCCGACCCAGCTGGAGTTGGCGATCCTGAACCTAGCGCTGAACGCACGCGAGGCTATGCCGACCGGCGGGACGCTCACGATCGGCAGCGAGGTCGTGCGTCGCCGCCTGGATGGGGCCGCTGAGCCGGTAAACCTGCTGGCGGTGTCCGTGACCGACACCGGCCGCGGCATGACGCCAGCGGTGGCGCAGAGGGCGACCGAGCCCTTCTTCACCACCAAGGAACGCGGCAAGGGCACGGGGCTCGGCCTCGCCCAGGTCTATGGGTTCGTACGCCAGTCCGGCGGCGACCTGACGATCCGCAGCGCGCCTGGCGACGGCTCGACCATCGAGTTGCTGTTCCAGCCGGCTGCTGCCGACGAGTCACGCGGGGCCGCGACGGTCGCTGAGGCGTCCAGAGCGAAGGCCGCCGGCAAGAGTCGCCGCAGTATGATTCTGGTGATTGACGACGATGTCGACGTCCGCGCGGTGATCGCTGACGCCCTGCGCGGCGCAGGCTACGAGGTTACAGAGGCTGAGGATGGGCCCAGCGGACTGGCGGCGCTCGCAAACATCGCGCCGGCTGCGGCGATCATCGATTTCGTCATGCCAGGGATGGACGGCGCCGAGGTCGGCCGTCGCGCCCGCGTCCTGCACCCGAACCTACCGTTGATCTTCGTCAGCGGCTATTTTGACACCGCCGCGTTGGACGCGGTGCCGGGCGCGACGGTCCTGCACAAGCCGGTCAACCTGGACGGCCTGCAGCGCGCCGTCTCATCGGTCCTCGCCTGA